The window GCACCCGAAACACGCCGTCGCCCTCGGCGCGTCGTGGCTGGCCAGCGGGACTCCGGCGCAGAGCCGTGGCCCGGCCGCCGGTCGTGCCGCCGCCCCTCCGCAGCGCTCCACGCCGGTCACCCCGCCGCCGACTCGGTCCGCCCCGGTCACCCCGCCGCCGCGTTCCGCTCCGGTCACGCCGCCGCGGCCCGTGCCGGTCACCCCGACCCCGGTGGCGCCGGTGCCACCGGTCGCCTCCCGGCCGGTCAGCGTTCCGCCCGCCCCGATCTCGCCGCCGGCGCCTCCGGTCAACACGGCCGCCACCAGCTACCTGCCGCCCAATCCCGCCGTCCCGCCCGCCCCGGTGGCGGGACGTGCCTCCGCCCGGCCCACGGCGCGACCTCCGGTCGTACCGTCGCGTGGTCCGGAGAACAAACCACCGGCCCGCAGCCGCGGCAACCGCCGCCGGGCCTTCGCGGTGGCCGGCGCCGCCCTCGCCGCCGTCCTGACCGCCGCCGGCATCGCCTACGCCCAGTACGGCTTCGACGACGACCCGGGCGGCCAACTCACCGCCCAGAACAGCAGCCCGTCGCCCAGCGTCGTCACCTCGTCCGCACCACCCGCCGACGAACAGTGCACCGACGAGATCAAAGCCAACCAGCGCTGGGTCTGCCTGACCTCGGCGGTGGTCGAGGACGGCAAACTCACCATCGACTACGACGTCGACTGGGCCGGTTCCACCCCGGACGTCAGCGGCGGCTACCACCTGCACGTCTACGGCGGTGACGGCACCTATCCGGCCGATCACGACATGGGCGCGCACGCCCCGAAGGCCGACCAGGGCGAGTGGTACGTCGAGGACCGCAACCCGTCGGTCCTGGACACCGGCGACAAGCGCTACACCCGCGCGATCGCCGACAACCCGAAGGTCTGCGCCCGGATCGCCCTCGCCGGGCACGGCCTGGTCGCCGACGGTGACGAGACCTACAAGACCGGGAACTGTGTGCCCATCACCCGGAAATAGGACCCCGGAAACAGGCCGAAGGTCCCGTAATCCCACCCGCCGACCCGCCGATGGTCCAGGCATCCCAAAGGGGTGTTGTGGCCAAAGGAGGCGACATCATGACGACGACGAATCGGCAGGTCGACGGTCGGTCCGACGAGCGCTGGGGAGTGCTGTCCCCGGCCGATCGGTTCCGGGTCACGCCGATCACGTACCCGACCCTGTGGCAATCGATGGTCTCCAGCTTCGTGATCCTCGGACGGACCCTGCTGATCACACTGATCGGGTTCGCCCTCCTGATCGGCGTGACGATGGTGATCGCCATCGCACTGACCAGCGCACTCGGCATGGTGGGTTTCGACCCGTCGACCTCGTACTGACCGACCTCTACGGCACCATGGCGGCGACCCGGGACGCGTCACCCCAGGACAGGGTGAAACCGGCGCCGCCGTGGCCGTAGCAGGCGAACACCGGCCGGTCGTGGCCGCCGACCGCCGCCAGCCGCACCCCGGACCGGCCCGGCCGCAGCCCGACCGCCCGGGACAGCACCGGCTGCCCGGCCAGCTCCGGCACCAGCTCGGTGACCCGCCGCAGGATCGCCGCCTCCACGTCCGGGTCGGGGCGCTCGTCCCACGATCCGACGTCCCCGGTGCCGCCACAGACCACGTCGTCGCGCCGGGGCACCACGTAGGTGAGCCCGCCCGGGTTGTCGTCGTCGGTGATCCAGTCGGTCAGCCCCGGGTTGGCCAGCCGCACCACCTGACCGCGGATCGGGAAACTGACGTCGTCGTCGCCGAGCAGCGCCGCCGACCGCAGCCCGGCCGCCACCACCAGCACGTCCGCGTCGTCCTGCCGCAGCACGTCACCGATCGACGCGAACTCGGCCGTCCGCAAGCCCACCCCGAGCCCGGCCACCGTGGCCCGCAGCCAGCGCAGGTAGGTGTTCGTCTCCACCAGCGGAACCGTGCACCTGATCCCGGACGCCCCGGCCGGCAGCCCGTGCGGCCCGGCCGGTTCGGTGTGCGGGACCGCCCGTGTCCACGAGGTGTCCGCGCCGGGCCGCCGCGACAGCACCGTCCCGCTGCGCAGATGCACGCCGGTCCGCGGATCCCCGGCCAGTTCGGCCAGCCGCCGGTAGGTGACCGCCGCCGAATCCAGCACCGCCGCCGAATGGTCCACGTCGTGCGGGAACCAGATGGCCGCCGCCACCCCCGACACACTGTCCACCGCGTCGCGGGCCGCCACGACCCCCACCTCGTGCCCGGCCCGGGCCAGCTCATGAGCGACGCTCAACCCGACGACCCCGGCACCCACCACCGTCACCCTGCTCACGGGATCACACGATAGGCGTAGCGGCCGGTGGGATGGTCCACCGCAGCGTGGCGCGACCCTCGACGTTCTCCAAGGTCACCGGGTACGCCTGCCCGAACGCCCGCCCCGGGGTGAACCGGCGCAGCTCACTCGGCGACCAACCGGCCCAGACGATCCCACAGCCGGCCACCTCGATCACCCCGGTGCCGAGCGGATCCAGCCGTCCCGCCCGCATCGCCAGATGGTGATGGCTGTGCGGTTCCACGTACGCCAGGTGCGCGGCGTGCCCGTGAGCGACCGCCCATTCGTTGATCTCGGCCGCCCGTTCGAACGCCACCGCGACCGGCAGATCCAGCCAGCCGTGCAACCGCCGGTCCCGGACCGCGGGCAGTGGCCGGGCGCCGTAGCGCAGCCAGGCCTCCTCCTCGCCGCGGCCGCTGATCCGCAGGTCGGCCAACCCGTCGACGCTGCGGGCGGCGGGCAGGAAACCCACCCACGAGTCCAGCGCCACCGCGTCCCCGATGACCATCCCGCACGGATCCACCGGCAGGTCGCCCAACGCCACCGGCGCCGAGCCGGCCGACACTACCGGCCAGGGCAGATCCAGGTCCACGTCGATCGACGCGATGGTCTCGGCCGCCTCGAAGGCGCCCGGCCTGGTCTGCGCGGTCACGGTCAACTTCCCGGGCCCGGCCGGTACGGCCACCGCCTCGGCCAGCCACGCCCGCAGGTGTGCGCCGCCCGCCTGTGCCGCCCGCAGCGACCGGACGGACAGCGGCTCGCCCAGTGCCCGCCACTGATCCAGGAACCCGCCGCAGGCCAGCACGATCGCCCGCGACGGAACCAGGAGGTGAGCCAGGGTCGCCGTCATCGTCGTCGATCATCACACCTTCACGCGCTCAGCGGAGCCGACCTGTCGGACATGCTCACGAACGGCGTACACCGCGGCCCTAGGATCGGGGCCATGGTGGTGCGGCTCGCGATGGTCAACGGCAAGGCCCGCGACACCTCGGCGCTCGGCCGGTTCTGGGCCCGGGCACTCGGCTGGACCGTCTTCAGCGACCGGCCCGGAGCGACCGCCGCCGGGCCGCCGGGGTTCACCTGGCCGGCACCCGGCGCGCTCTGTCTCGACTTCATCGGCGTGCCCGACCCGGCCGCCGGGCGGGGCCGGCTGCATCTCGATCTGGCGACCACCTCGGCCGCGCATCAGACCGAGCTGGTCGCCGACCTGCTGAGACACGGCGCCACCCGGGCCGACGTGGGTCAGGGGGAGGTCCCGTGGGCGGTGCTGGCCGACCCGGAGGGCAACGTGTTCTGCGTGCTGGAGCCACGCGACGTCTACCGGGACACCGGGCCGATCGCCGCGATCGTCGTCGACTGCGCCGACCCGCGGGCCCTGGGCCGGTTCTGGAGTCAGGCCCTGGGATGGGCGGTCCACGAGTCGTCCGCCGATCTCACCCGGCTGCGCTCCGCCGACGGCACCGGACCCTACCTCGAATTCCTTCGATCATCGGGTACGCGCTCCGCCTTCCACCTGGACCTGCTGCCGTACCCCCGGGAGGGTCGGAAGGTGGAGCTGAGCCGCCTGCACGCCCTCGGGGCGACCGCCGCCGACGTCGGCCAGGGCGATGTCGCGTGGACCGTCCTGGCCGACCCCGAGGGCAACGTGTTCTGCGTCCTCGCCGACTAGTCTCAGGAGACCGTGCCGGTGATGGTGTCCCACGAGTAACCGAGCAGGGCGAACGCCGCCGCCAGCAGGCCCAGGCTGATCCGGCCGGTGTTGATCGGCAGCGCCGCCACGACCAGCAGAATGATCGCGATGATATAGAAGAGTCCCTGGATGGACATGTCCGCTCCTAGTGGTGGGGGAGGTCGAGCGGCGACGCAGTACCCCCACGGCGCGCGGCGTTAAACCATAGGCTGCCGTCCATGACATTCGTCGCCGCCCGGACGGCTCTGATCGCCGTGGACCTGATGCCCCGCCTCGTCGACCAGGACATGGGCCCGCACCGCGGCGCCGACGTGGTCGCCCGGACCGCCGAGCTGGCCACCGCCCTGCGCGCCGCCGGCGGCACGGTCGTCCTGGTCCGGGTCGAGCGCCCGAACGTCACCGAACAGCCACCCGGCAGCGGATTCGTGCCCGAGCTGCAGCCCCTTCCCGGCGACGTCGTGGTGGTCAAACGCACTATCGGCGCCTTCTACGGCACCGGCCTGGCCGACGAACTGCGCGCACACGGCGTCGACACGGTGATCATGGCGGGCCTGGCCACCACGATGGGCGTCGAGTCGACCGCCCGGGCCGCCGCCGACCACGGCTTCGAGGTGATCTTCGCCGCCGACGCGATGAGCGGCACCACGGCCGCCGAACACGACCACGCCCGGACCGTGATCCTGCCCCGCTTCGGAGCCGTCCACGACACGAAACACCTGCTCAGCATGCTGTCAGCTGGGTGAGTGGGCCTGCAGGGCGGTGCGGCCGGCGGTCAGGATCCGGGCGGTGCGGGGACGGCCGTCCAAGGTCTTCTGCAGGTGTTCCAGGACCAGGTCGACGCCGGCCGCCGGGACCTTGCGGGCCGCCAGGATGCCGGCCAGCCAGGACACGAAGTCGGCGAACAGGGATTCGTCGTCCACGTAGACGGCGGCGGCCAGGAACGCCGCGATGTGGTTCAGGTCGTCGGCCGTGGCCTCCCGCTGTCGGCCGGTGTAGCCGCGCATCGGCGGGAACCAGCGCTCCAGGACCGACAGTGCGGTCAGCACCAGGCCGGGGGTCTCGGTGACCAGTCGGGCGTACTCCTCGTCGGCGAGGTTGCCGAGTGCGGAGCCGCCGTCCGGGGCCGCGGGCGGGGGCCAGGTCTCCAGGATCGCGGCGGCCGAGACGGCGTCGGCGGCCCACGCGTCGGCCCCGAGGCGGTGTGCCCACCGGTCGGTCCGGCCGAAGCCGCGGCCGCCGACCAGCACCGGCACCCCGGCGTGCCGGGCGGCCAGCACCGAACGGCGGGCCGACGGCAGCCGGACCGGCAGCGAGACACTGACGAGCACCGCGGCCGGTTCGTGTTTCTGCAGGTAAGAGGTCAGGTGCGCGGCCGGGACACTGGCACCCAGGAAGGTCACCGGGTAGCCGCGTAGCCGCAGGTACTCGGCGAGCAGCCGGGACGGCAGGGTGTGCCACTCACCGTCCGCGCAGGCGATCACCAGGCGTTCGGAACGTTCGGCCGGGCGTTGCGTCCCGGCGCAGGACAGCACGATCCGTTCGGAGATGTAGCTGGCCACGT of the Actinoplanes sichuanensis genome contains:
- a CDS encoding FAD-dependent oxidoreductase; its protein translation is MSRVTVVGAGVVGLSVAHELARAGHEVGVVAARDAVDSVSGVAAAIWFPHDVDHSAAVLDSAAVTYRRLAELAGDPRTGVHLRSGTVLSRRPGADTSWTRAVPHTEPAGPHGLPAGASGIRCTVPLVETNTYLRWLRATVAGLGVGLRTAEFASIGDVLRQDDADVLVVAAGLRSAALLGDDDVSFPIRGQVVRLANPGLTDWITDDDNPGGLTYVVPRRDDVVCGGTGDVGSWDERPDPDVEAAILRRVTELVPELAGQPVLSRAVGLRPGRSGVRLAAVGGHDRPVFACYGHGGAGFTLSWGDASRVAAMVP
- a CDS encoding VOC family protein — protein: MVVRLAMVNGKARDTSALGRFWARALGWTVFSDRPGATAAGPPGFTWPAPGALCLDFIGVPDPAAGRGRLHLDLATTSAAHQTELVADLLRHGATRADVGQGEVPWAVLADPEGNVFCVLEPRDVYRDTGPIAAIVVDCADPRALGRFWSQALGWAVHESSADLTRLRSADGTGPYLEFLRSSGTRSAFHLDLLPYPREGRKVELSRLHALGATAADVGQGDVAWTVLADPEGNVFCVLAD
- a CDS encoding isochorismatase family protein, with protein sequence MTFVAARTALIAVDLMPRLVDQDMGPHRGADVVARTAELATALRAAGGTVVLVRVERPNVTEQPPGSGFVPELQPLPGDVVVVKRTIGAFYGTGLADELRAHGVDTVIMAGLATTMGVESTARAAADHGFEVIFAADAMSGTTAAEHDHARTVILPRFGAVHDTKHLLSMLSAG
- a CDS encoding cobalamin B12-binding domain-containing protein: MTSTAHPECPVLLDLLLAADEPAALRLTGRLLASGATPEDVLLRLIAPVQARIGELWADDSLSAADEHVASYISERIVLSCAGTQRPAERSERLVIACADGEWHTLPSRLLAEYLRLRGYPVTFLGASVPAAHLTSYLQKHEPAAVLVSVSLPVRLPSARRSVLAARHAGVPVLVGGRGFGRTDRWAHRLGADAWAADAVSAAAILETWPPPAAPDGGSALGNLADEEYARLVTETPGLVLTALSVLERWFPPMRGYTGRQREATADDLNHIAAFLAAAVYVDDESLFADFVSWLAGILAARKVPAAGVDLVLEHLQKTLDGRPRTARILTAGRTALQAHSPS